The Pseudonocardia broussonetiae DNA segment GACGACCGTGCGCGGTCGCCCGGCCAGGTGCACGAGCAGGTCGAACTCCAGCGGCGTCAGGTGCGCGGCCTCCCCGGCGCGCGCGACCCGGCGCTGCGCGACGTCGATCTCCAGCTCGCCCAGCACGATCCGGGTCTCCGCGCGCTCCTGCGCCCGGTCGACGCGCCGCAGCAGGACGTGCACCCGCGCGGCGAGCTCGCGGATCGAGAACGGCTTCGTGAGGTAGTCGTCGGCGCCGACGGCGAGCCCGACGAGCAGGTCGGTCTCGGCGTCGCGCGCGGTGAGCATGAGCACGGGGACCGCCCGGCGGGCCTGGATGCGGCGGCAGACCTCGAGGCCGTCGAACCCGGGGAGCATGACGTCGAGGACGACCAGGTCGGGCTCGACGGCCTCGAACGCGGCCATCGCCGAGGGCCCGTCGTGCGCCACCTCGACCGCGAACCCCTCCGACCGCAGCCGCGCGGCGACCGACGCGGCGATCGTCGGCTCGTCGTCGACGACCAGGACCCTGCGTGCAGCCATGCCGGGAAACCTAGTGAGGATCCGTGGAGGGGTC contains these protein-coding regions:
- a CDS encoding response regulator transcription factor encodes the protein MAARRVLVVDDEPTIAASVAARLRSEGFAVEVAHDGPSAMAAFEAVEPDLVVLDVMLPGFDGLEVCRRIQARRAVPVLMLTARDAETDLLVGLAVGADDYLTKPFSIRELAARVHVLLRRVDRAQERAETRIVLGELEIDVAQRRVARAGEAAHLTPLEFDLLVHLAGRPRTVVTREALLASVWGWSDGAGARTVDSHVKALRRKLGADLIRTVHGVGYACEVPA